GTCGCAGCTCAGCCACTTCTAAAACAAAGACATTAGCTGGAAACACACATAATAGCCTCTTTACATGACGTTTAATGATATGTGATAGTTTATTCTGAAAAGTGATCTTGTTCAGCTTTAAAAAATGATAATGACAGTCCCGTGAGCCGGTGCGCAAGACGGGCCCGGCGGCGTAAACATTGGGCTGGGCGTCCTGACTCCTGACCTGCCCGCTCATGGCCGTGACGGGGGAAGGCACAGGGACAGACTCACCAACTAAGCCTGCGGTAAAGAAATACAATAGCTGACCTCAGATCTTGACCCTACAGGTGACCTACTGAGGATAACTGAAGATATGAAAATGAACTACCTGGTATACACTTGTCTTGGCCACTTGAAAATCCACCGcctccacatttttcttctttctttttatactgTAGTTGGTCAATGATACACTTGACCACACTGCGCCCCATGGCCTGGAGCTGTGTGGAATAGGAGGCTTGGCCGGTATAATTTTCAGAGATTTGTCaagctttatttttcttcttatgttcATGTCCCTGATTTCTATTGGCAAGAAGTTGAAAAGCCTGGGACCAAAGTTACTGAAATGTTCAGCCTCATATGTTTATAGCTGCTGTGTCACTGGTGAGAGTTTTCCTGTAGCATGTTCTGCCAAACCTGGGGTGTGTCTGACTCTTGACAGCCTCTTCTTCATGTGGGGACGTGCAAAGTACCAATCCTAGTATCTTCCAGGTGTATATGGATCAGTATCTCGCCTTCTTTGTAAGGTATGCATTCCTAGTGAAATGCAcaaattttctctttactacactcccccATGACCTCTGCGTGTAATGAAACACACGAAAAATTGATCCACACAGAGAAAGGTTTTGCTTGCATCGATTGTTAATGCCAATATACACTATTTTTAACCCCCAAGTTCCTTCACTATACCAGAATGTGGATGTCTTTACCCCAATTAGACCCCAATGTGCACCAATGTAGATGTGGATGTCCTTTTAAAAATTGGCAGCCATGTGCTTCACCCTGAATATGACTTAGATCCCTTCCACCTTATCAGAACTAAGTGCTGGATAGGCTTGGTTTGGGTTTAAGGTGTAGAAATTCAAGCGCTAAAACTTGGGCATAAAATTTTCTACTTCggtaagaaatgaaaaaaatgaacatgATTTGCAGTCTGGGGGGAATCTTTGTCAAAACATTGCATACCAGTGGGATTAATTTGTTGTTGAAATCTTAGGAAGTAGACATACATTGCCTGCTGGTGCGGATTTTATCAACTTTATAGATACCTGGATGTTTTGTTTAGTCAATTTGAGACTTTTACCTGGTAGGGTTCCATTGTCTTGACTGGGTTCACAGTTGTCTCGCTCCAGTAATGCTCCTACCATGACAGTTGATGTGTTGTAAGTGAAAAATGGAAATTTGACAGAGGATGTTGGAAATAAAAGTGCATATTAGCAGTTGTTTATAACTTATAGCCATAACTTTTCACAATTCTGTGCAGCGTGATGGCATGTGGAGGCTGGGAAGGAAGTGTAGATTCTAGCCAGCTCGAGGCCAGGCTGAGAGTGGGACTAGAGGCTGACCGTCGGTACGCAGCAGAAAATTCTGCTAAGCTGCGGGGAATCCATTCTGCCCCAACCTATGAAGAATTCCGGCAGCTTGTTCTTGGTAAGGATTTATAGTCCATTGAATGACATCTGAGAGTACAGTGTCCACTTGCTTCTGTTTGTCTGCATTGCAATCTGCATGATAgagcttcttcactctttcactggTATTCTGAATACAAACCCCCTCTAATTACTACTATAACCAGCTTGCCAACACATATCATTATTAGTATTCCTCAGTTGTAGGGAAGGCATAGAAGGGGATGTAAATTGAAGAGtgtacaaaaaaatgtaaaaagaggaaagtaatggGTTGTAATGCTTTAAACATTTACTGCATAGGAGGTAGTTTGATAAAATCAGTAAGGCTTTCTACATCAAGACTAGTacatgtatatattgtatatatgaGTAAGTGGTGTAgttatagtctatcgattttaacttgagcccttagGTGCGACTcagggattccccacgagactgcgctggtgccacatcactccattactctcctcagagagggatgctacctttctctctctctctctcttttgcatggctgtgcagggcgcaagagtgagatctacttgagtTGTCCATTATGGCGTAACGCTGAGAGGAAGTTTCAGAAAACAGTGGATGAATTTAATACTTGtagaaaaaaaactttaaaaaaaattatgcaaaGAGCTAATTAATGCTTTTGAGAGAAAACTGACAAAATGTCAGTGACTGATTTTGCAATGCCCTAAAGAGTGTGTAGCTAAGGCAAGCATACCACTATGTAAAGTAAGCTTATGGAGGAAACAGGACATTAGAGCTACAGAGAAATAGATTTCATAATATGTTAGATACCTGTTTTATGCAGGATGGCATAGTAACCTTTCATATActacatttatattattatttcagGTGCCCATCTGAAGCCTCTTGACAGAAATGACAAGAGCAAGGTCAAGCCCTCCATATGGAATTCCTTTGCATCAACAGCTACTAAAAAGACAAGTAAATCCCCACCACAAGACATGGAAAATTCTGTGTACCCAACAGACGTCCATTATGTAAGTGCACACCACACAACATCTTTTGTAAATCCTCTGTTCTGATGCTTTCTCCCCGCAGCTCTTTTCAACTGGCTACCATGGTAGTCGTCATTACTTTTTCCCATCCACACAAAGTGCAAGTGTTAATACTTCATTCTTTTCACTTTCACCTTTCAATCATTCAATAAAAGCACATTGGCTCGCCCACCCTATGACAAATTTCCTCACATGTATATTCTTGCCTTACCATCAAACAGATGGCCTTTCTTTGCACATGAGAGGCTTAAAATTTGAGACATAAAACATTTTTATATTATAGGATGTCAACAACCCACCAAACACTTCTGAAGGGCTCGTGCAGCTGTGGGAACGACTTGATCTAGCTGAGCGACTGGAGCTGTTGCGTAACTTGTCCCCTCAAGCGACAGAGAAACTAGCTGGTGGTCTGGTAGCAGGTGGACTTCTTGGCGATGCCATCACTACACTTCTGGCCTTTACGCCGACTGTCAGTGATGTTGTCATGGTTGTTAATATGCTCCATGCTCTCACTTTAGCCAAAAGGTAACTGTATTATTCATAGAGGTGAATATTGATTTATAAAGTACAGCAGGACTTGAATTTAACATGAGGCAGGTATGAAAGAGGCTCATACAAAATTTATTATTTGCTAAATTGAGGTGTTATTACAAAGGAATTTATTGGTTTGGTACTGTAGAGAGAACTTAATGCTAAGTATTATACATCAGCCATATTGAtgcaactgcggacatctctccatgaggtgctggcaaggtagaattgccaactgcaatatttacaactatttggacaaagaatcagtcaggtgataggtgaaactatgcaaaaatgctgctatattggacaagaacagccaccagttacttgtccgtagattttccgcactaggctgatatgattttccaccaaatttggtagagaacccactcaattggcaatcctgtgttgtgagaaatagtgttggaacactcatacgcgggagatttgagtgcggctggagcttgcagcgagcatttagcaccaccagcaaatgcgcCTATcgctcgctgcaagcgtttagcagtTAAAGGGTcaagtggtgccatcttgcttggctcatgctgccccctggagctgctttttgagagagagagagaatctggagtcttgatggtcttcaggacagcatgtgggtagtcttaggccacttggcaatGACTGATAATTGTCAGCTTGTAATGGCGGGTGGAACTCAAACCCAGGTCCTCCAGGACGCTGCACCTGCACGTtgaccactcagtcaccgcctccctTAAAAGTTGAAACACCATTTATTTTGTACACcatatttttatgtatatatacagTAGACACACACTGTGCAACTCTATGGGTGACACACAAGCTTTTGCAGTAGGAACTTGTGTAGTAGAAATAGCACATGTTCTTATGAGAAAAAACGGTATATGGCCGGTACTGCCCTGACTGATGTTTTTAGTACCGCTGCCTCCCTCACCCAGTGCTGCACAGCCACGCCCTCACCGCAGGACACCAacagggcgcacacacacacacacacacatatatatatatatatatatatatatatatatatatatatatatatatatatatatatatatatatatatatatatatatatatatatatatatatatatatatatatatatatatatatatatatatatatatatatatatatatatatatatctatatatatatatatatatatatatatatatatatatatatttttattaatgttCAGCCTATGGTGCTGATAAGCCTTCTTGATGgagcctgatggttggccccagccctgTATGGCACAGGCAGGTGTGTTAAGTGGTgtcatcctgcttggctcatgctgccctctggagcttattttttattctctttagAGAATGGAAACATGATTTCCCTTTTAAAATGGAAACCTGCTGATTTTGGATGGATTTATGTTTAGAGAAATATTTAATAGATTTATGCAAAGTTTAtcatagataaaacaaaaattcTACATACATTATCTAATGCAAATAATTATTGAAGGTTTAGTCTGAGCGTGACGCTAGTGTGTGGAGAGGAGCGGTGGGCGTGGGGCCGCCTCCTGGAGAAGCTACAACTGGCCCTGTCTGAACGTCCACAGGATCTGGCTGAAATGAACGTCACTGAGTGGACTCTAGCGCAGCTCAAGCTCAAGTTTAATCTCTAGAATAGTTATATTTTTAATGGTAACTAATAGCCAGTGTTATATGTTTTAACAAATGGATCTTTCTTATATCTGTTccatattatatgtatttttttatatttggcTTTTCTGAAGGTGCATTTGTTTCTCATATAAAGATCTATTTCCATTATAATAATGGGGACTATCATGTAAGCAGTATTACTTATAAGGAATctcttttatataaatatttcttGTACTTTTATAATGCTTAGATTATTTTCATATCTTTTAAATTTGCCCctcagtatttatttttttcttatttatagtAACAAGGACGCTTAAGTATACTGGTATCTAGTAATCAATGATAGCCTGGTTGATTTGCCAAAATGAATTGCTGAATGCACgaaaaatgacggtaaaagataTTCTCTGTGCTATATACCTTTCCCAAAAATTTATTTTGGCCCAGAAAAGTTTTAAAGTTAGTGTCATGCTGAAATAGATTAGTAATATAGGATTTCAAGTGTGATGCCTCTATCTGATAAAGTCTGACACATTAATCAGATGGGAGGGTCAGAGGAGCTTCTGTTTAGAAGTGAATTTCAGGGATTGAACCCAGACCCATCTCTGGGAGCTTGATAACAGGCTTGTATCTCAGCTAAAGTTGGCATCACCCACGACCTGTCAGCAGATTTGGGTATTTTACAACCAAGGTAACAGAGATGGAAAACTCTTGGATGGATAGAGGAAATGACTGAAGAAAAGTCAAGTGGATAATGTGTATTCAAGAGGATGCAAAGGCATGTTAGAAATTATTACTTTTTAGACTCAGTATTGCAAATTGTggtacaaattttaattatgtctCATAACACCTACAGATTTAGATAAACAAAACTAGTAAGTTGTAGTGTTGTGATGAATTCTTGCACAAAACCAGTAAATTACTGCTTAAGGTAATTTTACAACTTTTTTCTAAACTATGATAATAGACATGTCACATGAAGGACTAAAAGATCTTTTAAAATGATAAATAGCACATAAGCATTCAAGTGATAATCTGATTTGGCAGAAAATGAACATTTCAGTCCTGATTACCAGTGCTTTTAATATAAGAAATTTTAATCAGACATGCCTATCCATAAATCAGAATTTTGTATATCACATTCAAAATCACctgcatctctttcctttccagtaTCAGTCTCCCCTTATCATCATGTGCTATATAACACTGCTTTCATGAAGTTactctttatttccatttattaaaAAAGCAATTACCCCCACTTTTCTGATGTAAAAAATGAGACTTGTGAAAATGGCAAAAAGGAAACCTGTAATGGAAGGAGCAGTGGCTCATTCATCTGTATTATTAAGGCATTAGATCTGCAGCCAGGTTTTCACatgcatttttctttcattatggtGGTCTCATTTAATGGCAGCTGTCATTAAGCTAATAAGATGGACAGCTACACTTCTCAGGGGTCAGAATGCTGACTCTTCAGTAATATATAACTTATGCACAAATAACAATTTCATGCAATTTACCAAATATgttacaccaaatattaatagAATAGCAATGCACATCATAGAAACAATGAAACAGCTACATTTGAAAGGCATTGTGGGGTTTAAAACTAGCATACATAATCTAGAATAACTGGATACATTTTATGATCCATGAGTTAGTGTCATTAATAATTGTGGTTGGAAGTACAAGGCTTGGATCACACACCTCACACAGCTGCTGCCTTCTGTTTTGGATTCAAGGGTGATGCCCCACCTCTCTCCACTCCAAGCAACCAGCacccagcagcagtagtaatgttGAGTAGCCCTGCATATGAACTGTTACCTTAATTTCTGCATTCAATAGCCACAACCCGTCTTACACAAATGCCACAAAGCAgtacagcagcagcaatagcaacATAAATGAATAGTGACTAAAGAATGGCAGGGCAGGCTAGAGACCCTATAGATACCTAAAATCAATAACCCAAAACCTCTCACTTACAAATGAGGAAAAATCAGAAATTATTAGTATATGGCTAAGATCTAAGTAACGCATTAATGTACTGACGAGCAAAAGTCCATCAAGTTTAAGATGAAATATATTTGACTCCAAGGACAGAAGACAGGCCCTTTGGACCTAAAGACTAACAAAGAAAAAAGCCTTGACTAGCCAAAGTCTAGAGGTACAGTAAACCCtttataaatcatatttttatatttCGGATATCAGACAAAGTGGACTTTTTTTTAGGATTCTGGGCACATCCATACAGTGGACCAAAATTTGGGATATATGGCACCTGTCTGGACAGCAATGGGATGGATGTAAATTAGTCAAAAGATCAGGTTTATAGCTTGGAATTTGTTGCAAGTCTGGACCACATCATTTAAAACAACGGCTGCCCATCTCTCACATTGGTACCCTCATTGGTACAGGGCAAGAGGAATGCAGC
This is a stretch of genomic DNA from Eriocheir sinensis breed Jianghai 21 chromosome 10, ASM2467909v1, whole genome shotgun sequence. It encodes these proteins:
- the LOC126996431 gene encoding coiled-coil domain-containing protein 103-like; the protein is MACGGWEGSVDSSQLEARLRVGLEADRRYAAENSAKLRGIHSAPTYEEFRQLVLGAHLKPLDRNDKSKVKPSIWNSFASTATKKTSKSPPQDMENSVYPTDVHYDVNNPPNTSEGLVQLWERLDLAERLELLRNLSPQATEKLAGGLVAGGLLGDAITTLLAFTPTVSDVVMVVNMLHALTLAKRFSLSVTLVCGEERWAWGRLLEKLQLALSERPQDLAEMNVTEWTLAQLKLKFNL